The Denticeps clupeoides chromosome 1, fDenClu1.1, whole genome shotgun sequence genome segment CAAACATCTGCTGAATTACAGACACAGAAGATGAGAACAGAAGAACTTGAGGGTCGGATTAATGAAGAGACCATAAAAAACTCAGACTTCAAGAACAAATACTCAGTACAGTCAGAGAAACTTAAAGAAACTGAACAGGAGAAGaataaaatatctgaaaaataCCAGAGCCTTCGAGAACTCTATGATGCTCTCTCtgaagagaaaaatgaaattaataagaAGTTGTCAGCTCTATCAGATGAGCTGGCTGAGAAAAGGAATGCTGCTGAGAGGTCAGCCACAGTGCAAAGTGAGCTTGACACTTCTACCAAGTTGTGTGCAGAGTTAAAGAGCAAGTCTCAGGATCTCCAAAAGCATCATGATTCACAGATCAAAGAACTTTCATCACAAATAACTTCTATGTCCAAAAATCATTGTGTTGAAAGTGAGTTCCAGgctcaaaaacaaaaatgctttgAAGAGCAGATTAAAGTACTTCAGGCTCAGGTTGAGAGTAAGGGTTGTGAAACCACAGAGGCCCAAGAGAAACTCTTCAAGTTGAGAGAAGAGCTTGACACGTGTAACAAGAAGTTCATTGAACTTAATGATTCCTACACTATGGTATGCCAGAACCTGGAAAATAACAGGAACACTACTCTGTCTTTAGAACAAGAGTTAGAGGCACTGAAAACTGTTCTTGTGGCTCACAAGAGCCGTGAAGAAAACAAAGAACATGAGACCCAAAGACTTAAAGATAAGCTGTCTGAAAAGGAACTGGAGCTGGACCGAGTGTCGAACaacctgaaagaaaaaaacattaacatgaacAAAATTAAGGTTCAGCTGGAGATGCTCCAAATGGATCTTGAAGACAACGAAGCCTGCATGAACTCGTTTGATTCACAGATTGTGGAACTTAAAGGTACCATAAGCCTTCTGGAGGAAAAGTTAAACAAGAGTGAGTTGCACAAGTCTACTGTAGAAATTGAACTGAATGATGCCCAAGAGCAGCTCTCTTTGAAAACCACAGAGATTTCACAGTTGACTGCATGCTTAGAAGATGCGCATAAGCAGCACAATTATTCATTAGGTTCGCAATTGGAATCTCTTCAAGCTACAGCTGAGAACCTGAAACTAAGTTTGGAAACAGAGGTTTGTAGACGTGTCAATATTGAGGCAATGCATAATAACCTCACAGATCAGAAGAATGGGTTGGATTCTGAATTGCAAGAGCTCAAACAGGAACATCAAAAGGCACTTGAGAACattgatttgttaaaaaaacaaaatgacagcCTGAAAGAAGTTGCACAAAACCTTACAAATGAATCTGAGACTCTTAAGGATGCTACAGAGAAAGCAACACAACAGTGTGAGTTAATCACAGCAGAAAATGCAGGACTTGGTGGAAAACAGGCTGTCCTCTGTCAGCAAATCAAAGACCTCCAGGATGAGCTTGTTTCATTAAAAGACCAGAATGACAATTTGCTTTCCCAAGTCTCAGGCCAACAGTCTCTGTTCGAACAACTTCATATCAAAAAGGACGATGACACCTTTGTGATGGAACCCACAGCGACTGCAGCGATGGATCCAATTTCCTCAACTCtccctgaggaggaggaggattcaAATTCACAATCTGCCCTAACCACGGCTGAAGCATCCTTGCAGGTCAATTTAGATGTTTTGTCAATTGAACAGCAACTGCAACAGAAGTCCATAGAACTGGAACAGCTGTCTGAAGCTTTTGAGGAAGCCGTACGAACTCTCGATGATCAAAGGGAGTCACAAGTAAAGCAACTTAAAGTACAACATGCCGCAGAGTTACAGGATTTGCAGCAGAAAATGGACGCTGTAAAAAATGATCTAGAAGCGAAACTTGTTGATGAAAGGCAGCACGTGGAGATGATGTCCTCCCAGCTGGAGGTGGCAAGATTACAGATGGAGCAGCTCGACCTTGCTTCTCGTTCCTTGCTGGTAGATGACCTGGAGAGTCTGTCACAGGTAAGCCACACGTAGTAGCCTGCGAATCAACAATTACTTCCTTCATTAATGCCAACACTCAGACTGTTATCTAATAAATCATGCAACCCTCTAATAGCCTATAATAACCCTCTAATTTAAGGAAACTGCAATATGACATAAATCAAGCTTATAGCATTAACTCATTGGGTACCATCAAAATATGCAAGTAtgaggaattgttttttttcccaataataatcaatttgaagcattcaataaaaaacagaagTAACCACAAACGCTCAAGTTGTGTTAGGTACAAgtaacaaaaaactaaatacaaTAAGAAATATACAAAAGACCTAGGCATACATTGCTGGCATTTACATAGGAAAAGCAGCATCTAAAAATTGCACTTTGTGTATTTGTTGAGTAATCTAATGCATTTGTGCATACACTGAGATGTTGTTTTGTATTACATTTGTATTATGCTAATATAATGTAGCTTTTGAAAAATAGTGATTAATTacaaatgttgacattttataGGCAACTGAAGATCCCTCAGTACCAGGTGAAAATGATCATAGCAAATTGAAGAATGAATCCTCATTGAATATTTCCAGTGGGTTGACCTCTGCTGAACCACCATCAGGTGACTCTGATGCTAAGCCTTTGGTTCATGAACATGGTGAGGAGAGTCAAATGAAGCAGGAAGAATTTCAAGCTTTGCAGTCTAATTTTGAAGTCTTGTCATCGGAAATGGCAGAGAGGAAAGCTTTTTGCAAGGACTTGGAGAAGAAGGTCAGTGAGCTAGAGAAAGAACAGTCTTCTGTATCTACTAAATTAAATGCTGCTATTCAAGAGaaacaaatgttaaataatctggTTGAGGAATTGACAAATGAGAATGCATCTCTAAAACTGGAACTGCAGACATCCAAGTCTCAGCTGGCAGATGTGCTTGAGATGCTGGAGAGCTTAGAAGTGTCAAAAGGCGAGTGGGATGAGAAATTTTTCCAGGTTGAGTGTGAACTCAAGAGGACTCGATCTGAAAAGGCCAATCTGGAGAAACACATTTTGTCTATGGAGACTGATATGGATGTCTTACTGGAACAAAAACAGAGGCTAGAATCAGAGTTGGaattaaaaaagacaaactgTGCCTCCCTTGAGCAACAGCTGAATGCAACTGTGGCTGAAGGTGGACAACTGAAACAAGAACTCCTACAATGTTCAGAAGAGCGAGATAGTGAAATCCTGTCTCTCATCAAGTGGAAAGAAAAGGCAGAGATTCTGGAAAAGGACCATGCTGATGCCAGAGAGTTGATCAAAGTGCTTGAGGAGGACATTCATTTTGGGAAGAGACAGCTCGATGAGGTTAGTGACAAAACTAACATAATGATTCATGAAAAAGAGAGTCTCATTCAACAGTGCCAGGCCCTGGAGCAGGACAGTGCTAAACTTACTGAAGAAAAGGACAATCTGTTGAAAGAACTTAATTTGttaaaaggagaagaaaatgtGGTTCTTAGAGAATCTGAGACAATGGTTTCTAAAATCCAGTCTCTACAGGAAGAAAATTTTAAACTGTCACAGTCACTTGAATCTTCTCTCTTGGAGAAGGGTGGAATTGCATCCAGACTGATCTCTACCCAGGAAGAAGTGGTGCAAATGAGAAAAGGCATTGAAAAGCTGAAGGTCCGTATAGAGGCTGATGAGAGGAAGAAGACTTACATGAATGAACAGCTGAAGGCAgcacagagaaagacagactCCCTTCAGGACAGCATTGAAAAACTTGAGCAAGAGAAGGAGATGTCTGAGCAGGGCCTTGAAGAGGCCATCCTTCAGGCAGAAATAACCCGTGCTGAGCTGGAGGAAATTGAAACTGAAAAGAAAGAACTCATGAAGGAAATCATGGAGACAAACATGAAATTGAATGGTctgaaagaagaaaaggagaacCTTGAGAAAGATCttctacaaaaaaatgaacttaccAAACAATTACAGGCATCAATCCATGAGGTCTCCGAGAGGCTTGAAAGTGTTGAAAAAACAATGGCTGGTTCTGAAGTTAACCATAGAGCCATAGTAGACAATCTCCAGGCTAAAATTGCTGTCCTTGAGAATGAGTTCCAAAGCTGCAGAGACCAACTTGAATCCACACTTTTGAAAGAGCAAGATGTCACTCGTAACCTTCACTCCATGGAGGATAAAAACAAGGAACTTGGTGAAAAGTTAGTTGAAACTGAGAATTTGAAAACCGAACTGCAGTCTGCAATCCTAAACATTCAGAATGACTTGGCAGTAAAACAGGTAGAGATTTCCAGCCACTTGGAGGAAAATCAACAGTTGCTCTCTCAAGTCACTCAGCTTCAGTCTTGTGTGGAAGAGGGGGATAATTGGAAGAAGCTGCAGAAAGAGCTGCAAGAAGCTGCAGCACAATGGGAAGACAAAGCCCAGATGCAGTCTAAGCAGAATGATTGCTTGGTGTCCACCATTGCTTCATTGGAGACCGGTGTTAAGGATTTGGAAAATCGTTTGGAAGCCACTAAAGGGATGAATGAAGAACTCACTGAGAAGGTGCGTATCCACACAGTGTATTTATTGTTAAGTATGTTGTATGTTTTTCTGTATTAATTTCCTAATCAATGTGCTGTTTAGCTTAAGGTGGTtcatgaaaacaacactaatcTTCAGAATCAACTGGAGGTTGAAGCAAAGATGATGCAGGAGGCTTGGGAACAAAACAAAGTTACACTTTCTGCCCAACTTCAAGAGACTCAACTTCAGGCACAGACCTATAAAGTATGTTTTAATGCATCTTGTGGATGTTTTGTTACCTCAGAAAAAATCATCATGATTGAGATTATAATAAATACTCTATAATaaatattcaattcaattaGTTTGTGCTTAATCCTTAAAGGTGAAAGGTGATCGGTGATTTTAGCCATTTACCCCTGTATTTTCCACAGTAGCTGAGCTGCTTTATTCACTGCCCCCCTGTTAATGATTAAGGTTGTGGTAGCTTCAGCATGACTGACACAGAGGGAACGAGACACACTAGTCCAACTCAGTTCAGGAACCAGACCTTTTGATatcaacacacccacacatgctaAACCGTTGCGTCAATTATTATAGTTCATCAAAGTGTGAAATATCTCCTTCAGCAAGAGCTTCTGTCTGAAAATGGCAGCCTGAAGTCCAACCTGGAAGAGCTGAACCACGCCTTCTCAGCCCTAAAGAGAAAACACGAGACATGTCAAAATATTCAAGTACGTGTCTCACGCGTGTCTTATACTGTCTTATAGGTATTGCCAGGTATTTTGCTTCAATTGCTTGTGAGAGACATTTACTGTGTTTGAGCGGTCTGTGATCTTTTCAGGCTGATTTGACCAGTAGAGCAGACCAGCTTGCCAAAGAGAAAGACAGTTCCCTCAGCACGATGAACCTGTGGATGAAGTCCTGCAAACAGCTGGAGAGCGAAAAGCTGATCCTTTCAGAGGAGAACCTGAAACAGGCTGAGCAAATTGACAATCTCAAAGCCACACAGATTCCAGGTGAGCATCTTTCACATGTTAGACAGGCATCTCTTTGTATTCCTGAAATATGATGGGATTTGCATGCATCTACTGGTATCAAATGAGACCTATGAAGTGAACTGCAGCCAAAATTTTAGACGCTACATGAGAAGACAACATCACAATTACATTctataactagaagccaaaattccaggggaaattttgatgggtctgtccgggcattggtcacagccgcgggcatgtaatttgtaaaatggggcttctttactgtggtactgcagtatcacttcaaagaagttttattttacaaatgctaccaatgctaaaattagcgatcaatacattccaatgggaaattaccctgtttcagcgttaatagctcggccaggcccagtccgatcgcttataaaagtaatagcacacctcacacaacaaagttctaatttttgatatatagcacgcgggtgtgcgtgcttcggtacgacccgcattaattgccgaaaaaaggctgaaataataaataataataatacatttttttcgcgcatttacacttttttgttttcccaaatttgtgcatgagccgtaagtcagacggcgataaaccatacgtcaaatcgtcggccttggcgagatctacgagacgacatcaatatcttctttgtatgtcaaaccgtctggacacaaactccaaaaaagtccaattttgggctagaataataaacgcgttccgaaaacgctttttggctaattgcgcgcggaccgtaaatccagccgagccgagccatacgtcaaaccgtgcgtaacgacaagccgcacgatttgatatgagagtcgtgtgtgtgctgtgaagcgtttcatcgcaaattcttggaaaccagattttttcacacttttaatgttttggacgcgatttgtggccctcctgtaatccccaaagaagcaaccaaaaactccgttttttttgtgcgtctcacggccttagcgtggcagccacaaatgcgagacatggcctttttggcctccttccctatttcccatgtttttctgaccactgttggcggtagcaacacatccaatatgtcacccgtgtctctagcttttacggctggtcacagggagctgaaatcctcttcctctgcgcaacagtaaaccgtactttttacgctttgaacccgatttgtgggcgggccgtgcgacctaccaaaacaaaaaatatatcatcgtgtgcggagtggtcaggccttcggcctgaccactccgttgtttctgtgcgtttcacggtcttatcgtggcggccttggacgtaagacgtgtccttttattgcctttttccgggttttccggctttttccgggttttccaaacccccgttggtgccaccgactcgtcccatacgtcggatcgtaagactcggcgaggcctccggcctcgcctcgattttcgggtcgctagcttcaacggttagcctcagggagccaaaaacgcattcccggcacgatggcaaacggtactttttacacgttttaacccgatttgtggccgggccgtacgacctaccaaaacaaaaaatatatcatcgtgtgatATAttttcggcctgaccactccgttgtttctttacgtttgacggtcttcgcgtggcggtctttaacgtgagacatgttcttttttgccattcatagcacaataataaatggtctgtcgccgagtcttacgatccgacgtatgggacgagtcggtggcaccaacgggggtttggaaaacccggaaaaagccggaaaaagggtggtagtagcctagtgggtaacacactcgcctatgaaccagaagacccgggttcgaatcccacttactaccattgtgtccctgagcaagacacttaaccctaagttgctccagggagactgtccctgtaatactgattgtaagtcgctctggataagggcgtctgataaatgctgtaaatgtaaatgtaaatgtcttcctgacagacccaattatgTGGCTACATGGCTGTGGCAAATATCTGTCCCaaatatctcacacacacactgttattaACATATAGCTGAGTGTGCACATAtggctaaaaatatatatattaaataatgtttctagaataaaaaaaaaagttattttcctTTGTAACAAAAGACAcgttaattaaaataatgtaacaGGAAAAGAATTAGGTGCAAAAACAATGGGGAAAATTTCTAATGTCCTTTTCCTGCATACGACATTCTTTTCTGCTGAAAGGTTCAGTCTTTATCCAAGTACTTCCTTCTCCGTAGTCTAAATTCCAACTAATTCAATCCCTTATTCAGTGCCctcaaacaataataatagtacaTAATGAGAACACAAACAGCAGTTCTTTCTGATTTTGTGCCTGCTAAACTAGTCTGTCAACTGTGTAGGTCAAGGATGACCTCTGACAGGTTACTGAAATTTAAAATCCGTGAAGGGGGAACTGATTGATGGTATGGGGGCATTGTGCCGTCTTCATGTGGGGGGGAGAGACAGGCAGGGTCGGAGGAATAGAAtgttttgtatatgtatatgttaagTATTAAGAAGAGTTTAACCATATCACCATGTGGTATTTTTGCTATCTGGAAAATGGGGTTAAGAGAGTCACATTTTATTGATTTCTATCAaccaatatatcaatatttctCAAAAACTCAACATGTTGCCCAGTTTTAGAAGAGGATGCTCTGTTTGTGGACACTATTTGCTATTTGCTATTTTGATTTGATTAGATTCCTTAATGTTAAGCCTTATTATGCTTAAATAAAATGTAGCTGCGCTTCATCTGTATCTCAGCAGCTGGATGTGATTGTAATATTGAAGAGCTCAAGGCTGAGATGAAGGATCTGAAGGAGGCTATGGAAGAGAAATCCAAGGAAGCAGATGACAGCATGGACCGGTGTTGCAGCTTAATGGTAAAAGTGCACAAGCTGGAAGAGCTCAATGAGACACTGCAGAATAGGGTCAAGCAGCTTTCCAGCCAAGAGACTCCTGCTACAAGCAGAAGGTCTGCGACCGGCAAATCCACAGGAAAAAAGAACAGTCCATCTTCAAAGGAGGAAACAGAGGGTCCACTTTCAGGGAAGAGACAGAGATCTGCAGTTGAGACACCTGTCAGGGCCCAAGAGGCCCTGCAAAGCCTCGCCAAACGGCTTCGAGCTGGAGCAACCCCCCAGCCTCACACCAACAATGACGACGATGATTTCAGGCCCGAAGGCCTTCCAGATCGGGTGATGAAGGGTGAGCAGGAGGGCTGTTAAATTATCCTGTCGAGTTCAATAGTTATAAAGTGCTATTTTCTTTTGTACTTGTTCTTTCCATTTTCTGGAAAGTTGAGTGACACTAATTAGTAAGAGTATTTATGAAGACCCAGAAGCTTACAAATGATCTAACTATGATCTGAACACATTGTCTCATTTTTGCTGACAGCATTTATGAACTAATGGGGATCtcatgcttatttatttatttgtttgtttgttttttttataaaggatTTGCTGACATTCCAATAGGGGAGAGCAGCCCATTCATCGTGCGTCGCACCACAGTGCAGCGGAGCAGTCCTCGCTTGGCAGCCCAGAAGTCCCTGACCACCCAGCAGATGGCCTCATTGAACAGTACAGCTAAGCGCAGCCCCCAACCACCACAAGAAAATGACAGCCCACTGAGAGTGAGTCTAAATACACacagtgtttttacatttctcaCTGGTTTCAGCATGTTTGAAGCTATAAAGAAGGAAAGTGGAGTGGAGACTTGGCTCGCTGGCACCATTCATGCTGGCCCTGAGTGTGTTtaagaaatttatttaattagccAACACCATGACTCCTGTGGATCACCTATGAGATGTTCATAAATGTTGTGGCACTTTAG includes the following:
- the LOC114783910 gene encoding centromere protein F-like, which codes for MSWAVEEWKDGLPGRALQKIQEIESQLDKLKKERQQKQFQLDSLEAALQKQKQKMDSEKNESAVLKRENQSLVESCENLEKARVKVTHDFQVKEQQVNYLEGQLNSSKKQIERLEQEVKKYKSELERSQNPSVADLQPYVTPQKTTAAPPTPSYRQHDLRLEELQEKYSREFEERKRLETELKVLQVKVLNQSSVSYKDIARQQACSSIFPWQQEQAQGRQTGSVMETPSKQSQRGSGLMWNTAETPLKQNHQSALMSHSDAFTVQQAEQLRNLNQDLKAKVTELEFSLQSQDKSMKNQINRFSEIQNQLEKTKKDLADKEKELGKMRDEFSNVSSQHQQALSKCSSVEQKLKQVTEEMNCQRHNADSTRLVLEQKLKDQEKDSQKITVLKNHLEKDLEEQKQKLLRSEQGLQASQAKEMELNKNCDEIKRENNTLSSQLQQGSRRLVQLEQEAKGTEENLRHSRNVVEDLKAKTETQSEQLKSLQVKLENQSRSDVLEITNLKKTIEALEEKEMKFHEKQKIQVEQLSSKISELEQQNRDLHMTQNSKQNEIEHMKKEYESILQWKDHKKHLIQNAENDRETMLNKIGELEKNTEDLTKAHADLQERLQEQETEKLSQIDFLKGELLNKCSELEEQNRMYEEMQQKYNEVNQKYIKDKENAMVQITALQEHMKELEVRLQQEVSKIEKMEHSRCEHLAQYESACDLVKSKDAIIDLNKNEILHLKESMALQEEQIVTLMEQKNVLMKESDEKLSHKADEAEQAKLNAIIFEQEILLLKNHISPLEMALKFQKELSSELQEKLNDLLKVNEDLLKKIAEADCREKNLMNEISSLSEEARSWSSLQVQCSDFAVAAEQRKLALDKLQDVFAQTSAELQTQKMRTEELEGRINEETIKNSDFKNKYSVQSEKLKETEQEKNKISEKYQSLRELYDALSEEKNEINKKLSALSDELAEKRNAAERSATVQSELDTSTKLCAELKSKSQDLQKHHDSQIKELSSQITSMSKNHCVESEFQAQKQKCFEEQIKVLQAQVESKGCETTEAQEKLFKLREELDTCNKKFIELNDSYTMVCQNLENNRNTTLSLEQELEALKTVLVAHKSREENKEHETQRLKDKLSEKELELDRVSNNLKEKNINMNKIKVQLEMLQMDLEDNEACMNSFDSQIVELKGTISLLEEKLNKSELHKSTVEIELNDAQEQLSLKTTEISQLTACLEDAHKQHNYSLGSQLESLQATAENLKLSLETEVCRRVNIEAMHNNLTDQKNGLDSELQELKQEHQKALENIDLLKKQNDSLKEVAQNLTNESETLKDATEKATQQCELITAENAGLGGKQAVLCQQIKDLQDELVSLKDQNDNLLSQVSGQQSLFEQLHIKKDDDTFVMEPTATAAMDPISSTLPEEEEDSNSQSALTTAEASLQVNLDVLSIEQQLQQKSIELEQLSEAFEEAVRTLDDQRESQVKQLKVQHAAELQDLQQKMDAVKNDLEAKLVDERQHVEMMSSQLEVARLQMEQLDLASRSLLVDDLESLSQATEDPSVPGENDHSKLKNESSLNISSGLTSAEPPSGDSDAKPLVHEHGEESQMKQEEFQALQSNFEVLSSEMAERKAFCKDLEKKVSELEKEQSSVSTKLNAAIQEKQMLNNLVEELTNENASLKLELQTSKSQLADVLEMLESLEVSKGEWDEKFFQVECELKRTRSEKANLEKHILSMETDMDVLLEQKQRLESELELKKTNCASLEQQLNATVAEGGQLKQELLQCSEERDSEILSLIKWKEKAEILEKDHADARELIKVLEEDIHFGKRQLDEVSDKTNIMIHEKESLIQQCQALEQDSAKLTEEKDNLLKELNLLKGEENVVLRESETMVSKIQSLQEENFKLSQSLESSLLEKGGIASRLISTQEEVVQMRKGIEKLKVRIEADERKKTYMNEQLKAAQRKTDSLQDSIEKLEQEKEMSEQGLEEAILQAEITRAELEEIETEKKELMKEIMETNMKLNGLKEEKENLEKDLLQKNELTKQLQASIHEVSERLESVEKTMAGSEVNHRAIVDNLQAKIAVLENEFQSCRDQLESTLLKEQDVTRNLHSMEDKNKELGEKLVETENLKTELQSAILNIQNDLAVKQVEISSHLEENQQLLSQVTQLQSCVEEGDNWKKLQKELQEAAAQWEDKAQMQSKQNDCLVSTIASLETGVKDLENRLEATKGMNEELTEKLKVVHENNTNLQNQLEVEAKMMQEAWEQNKVTLSAQLQETQLQAQTYKQELLSENGSLKSNLEELNHAFSALKRKHETCQNIQADLTSRADQLAKEKDSSLSTMNLWMKSCKQLESEKLILSEENLKQAEQIDNLKATQIPAAGCDCNIEELKAEMKDLKEAMEEKSKEADDSMDRCCSLMVKVHKLEELNETLQNRVKQLSSQETPATSRRSATGKSTGKKNSPSSKEETEGPLSGKRQRSAVETPVRAQEALQSLAKRLRAGATPQPHTNNDDDDFRPEGLPDRVMKGEQEGC